DNA sequence from the Candidatus Eisenbacteria bacterium genome:
CGATGTCGCTCTCGCCGAATCCCTGATCGAAGGAGATGTTCTTCGTGTAGGAGAGATCGAACTTGTCGGATCTCGTCGCGCGCCAGCTCGTCTTGAAGAGCATGCGCCACTGGTTGCTCGCCCGGGGATAGAAGAACTCCTCGTACCGGAAGTCCTTCCCGAACGCCCTGTCCTTGTAGGAGGAGTAGAGGCTCCGGTTCTCTGCTCCGGCAAGGGCGAGATAGGTCTCCCGGTCATCCGGATAGAGACGCTTCGCGAACTCGGAGGGATCGTCCGAGATCGAAGGAAGCCATCCGTCGCTCAGGTTCGACGAGAGGCTCAGGAAGAACTTCATCCGCCCTGGATCGTCCACCCCGAGCAGCCCCACCGCTTTCGGAAGGACCTGGAGGGGGCCGGAGATCTGGAACTCGTAGTGATCCAGGTTCTGGTCGTCAAGTCCGCGGTCGGTCGTGTATCCGATGAACCCCTGGAAATCGTCGGTTCCTTCCTTGAGCTTGGCCTCGATGATGCCTGAGAGGGCCTGCCCGTACTTGGCGTCGAATCCCCCCGTGATGATGTTCACCTCGGCGACCGACCGCGCGCTGATGGCGCTCCCCTTCGAGTCGCCCGAGAGGAGGTCGCGCGTCTTGACGCCGTCGACGATGTAGAGGGTCTCGTCGGCCCGGCCGCCGCGGATGTGGAGCTGGTCGTTGTCCTTGGTGACGCCGGGCTGCTGCTCGACCACGCTGTCCAGCGTCGGCTCGAGGGCCATCGACTTCAGCTCCTCTGCGTCGAGCGAGCGGACGGTCGAGGCGCGTTTGATGTCCACGAGGGGTCTGTCGGCCTTGATCGTCACTTCCTTCGTCTGCGTGACGGTCGGCTTGAGCCGGAAGATCATGTCGAGCGTCTCGCCCTCTTTCAGCGAGATTGCCTCCTGCACGCTCTCATACCCCACGAAGGTCACGCGCACCTGGTAGGAGCCGGCCGGAAGCGGAGAGATGGCGAAGCTCCCGTCCGACTGGGACATCGCTCCCCAGCTCGTCCCGACGATGACCACGTTCGCGTAGGCCAGCGGCTTGCCCGTCGCGGCCTCCAGGACCTCTCCCTCGAGACGGCCCGAGGCCGGAGCCAACCCGGCGGAGGCGGAGAGGAGGAGGATCGATTGGAGCGCCAGAACCACGACGAGCCGGATTCCCCCGAGGTGCGGGAGGGGATGCTGTCGGCACGCGCGTCCGGCTCTTGGTGGCTTCTTCATCGGATCTTCCATGCGACCAGCGGCGAACCTACCAGCGATCGCAAAGAAGGGTCAAGGGAAACCCGCTGGGCGCCCGCCGGCCGTCAGCGCGCGCGAGCCCCGGGACGAGGATAGTCGCGAAAGGCGCTCGGCAGCAGGCGGGCGAGGGTCGAGCGGCCGCGCTCGCTGGCGCAGGTGCCCCAGCGGATCTCCGGATCGGCGCCCATCTCGCACAGAACCTGCAGGCAGCGTCCGCATGGGGGCGCCGCCCCGGCCGGACCGCGGGCCACGACCACGACGCGCGCGGAGTTCCGGGAGCCGGCCGAAACGAGCGCCGCGACGGCCACGTGCTCGGCGCAGAGCGATGCCGCGGGGAGATCGGGGAGGGAGATCGACGCGCCCGCGTGGATGCGTCCGTGCTCGTCCTCGATCGCCGCCGCCCAGCGCGGTTTGCCGCGCGCGTGGCGCAGCGCCTCT
Encoded proteins:
- a CDS encoding cytidine deaminase; translated protein: MRRRGGEAGILRRGARWPATWHPLVDAAREALRHARGKPRWAAAIEDEHGRIHAGASISLPDLPAASLCAEHVAVAALVSAGSRNSARVVVVARGPAGAAPPCGRCLQVLCEMGADPEIRWGTCASERGRSTLARLLPSAFRDYPRPGARAR
- a CDS encoding PEGA domain-containing protein — translated: MEDPMKKPPRAGRACRQHPLPHLGGIRLVVVLALQSILLLSASAGLAPASGRLEGEVLEAATGKPLAYANVVIVGTSWGAMSQSDGSFAISPLPAGSYQVRVTFVGYESVQEAISLKEGETLDMIFRLKPTVTQTKEVTIKADRPLVDIKRASTVRSLDAEELKSMALEPTLDSVVEQQPGVTKDNDQLHIRGGRADETLYIVDGVKTRDLLSGDSKGSAISARSVAEVNIITGGFDAKYGQALSGIIEAKLKEGTDDFQGFIGYTTDRGLDDQNLDHYEFQISGPLQVLPKAVGLLGVDDPGRMKFFLSLSSNLSDGWLPSISDDPSEFAKRLYPDDRETYLALAGAENRSLYSSYKDRAFGKDFRYEEFFYPRASNQWRMLFKTSWRATRSDKFDLSYTKNISFDQGFGESDI